CCGACCTTGATCTGCGCGACGCCGCCGGCCAGCTTGGCCAGCCGCTCCTGCAGCTTCTCGCGGTCGTAGTCGCTGCTGGCCTCTTCGATCTCCTTGCGGATCTGGCCGATGCGGGCTTGGATGTCGCTGGTCTTGCCGGCGCCCTCGATGATCGTGGTATTGTCCGCGTCGATCTCGACCTTCTTGGCCATGCCCAGGTCGCCCAGGGTGACCTTCTCCAGGTCCATGCCCAGGTCCTTCATGACGGCCGTCGCGCCGGTCAGCACGGCAATGTCGTTCAGCATGGCCTTGCGGCGGTCGCCGTAGCCCGGCGCCTTCACAGCGGCGACCTGCAAGGTGCCGCGCAGCTTGTTGATGACCAGCGTCGAGAGCGCCTCGCCGGTGATGTCCTCGGCGATGATCAGCAGCGGCTTCTTGGCGCTCATCACCTTCTCAAGCACCGGCACCAGCTTCTGCACGTTGTCGATCTTGTCCTCGTGGATCAGCACGAGGGCCTTGTCGAACTCGACGCGCATCGCGTCGGCATCGGTCACGAAGTTGGCCGAGAGGTACCCGCGATCGAACTGCATCCCCTCGACCACGGTGACCTCGGTCTCCAGGCCGCGGCCCTCTTCCACGGTGATCACGCCGTCCTTGCCGACCTTCTCGAAGGCGTCGGCCATGATCTTGCCGATCTCGGAGTCGTTATTGGCGCTGATGGTGGCGACGTTCTGGATGTCGGCCTTGCCCTTGATCGGGGTCGCCAGGTCGTCGATCGCGCCGGTGGCCGCCTCCACGGCCATCCGCATGCCGCGAACCAGGGCATTGGCGTCCACGCCCGCAGCCACGTACTTCAGGCCTTGGCGGAACAGGGCCTCGGCCAGCACGGTGGCGGTCGTCGTGCCGTCGCCCGCGTCGTCGCTGGTCTTGCTGGCCGCCTCCTTGACCAGGCGGGCGCCCATGTCCTCGGCTGGGTCGCGAAGCTCGATCTCTTCGGCCACGGACACGCCGTCCTTGGTGACGGTGGGCCCGCCCCAGGACTTGTCCAGCACGGCGTTGCGGCCCTTGGGGCCCAGGGTGCTCTTGACCGCGCGGGCCAGCTTCTCCACGCCGGCGAGCAGGGCCTGGCGTGCGTCGGTATCGAAGGTCAGCTCTTTGACGGCCATGGGTCGCAGTCTCCGTAGGTCGAGTTCGTCGGTGCGTGCACAGCCCGCCGCCATCGCGGTCGGGACCATCTCTCGCCAGTGCTCTTACAAGCCGCGCGCCAACCGCCACCGCATCCCAAACCCGGTTGGGGCCACCGACCACCCTGCCCACCACCCGCCATGGGCGCTGCCGACCGCCAAAGTGGCACCCAACCGGCCCCGAGCCGGGCCGGCTGGCCCTTCGATCGATCGGATGAGAGAGACGCTCGCCCCGTCTCAACTTGCCTATCCTCGGCCCATGCTGCTCGGCGTTACCGATCCCGTGGCTTACCTGCCCCTGGCGGTCATCCTCATGGCCGTCGTGGGCTTCTCGGTCATGAACCTGGTGCTCACACGCATCCTGGGCCCCAACCGGGCCGGCGAGACCAAGGCCCTCTCCTATGAGAGCGGCATGGAGCCGGTGGGTACGGCCCGCAAGCGGTTCAACGTTCGCTTCTACTTGATCGCCATGGTCTTCCTGGTATTCGACGTCGAGGTGGTCTTCCTCTACCCCTGGGCCACCACCTTCGCGAACCTCGAGATGGATTCCACCGAGCGCCTGCTCTGGCTGGGTCGCATCCTCTTCTTCCTCTTCACGACGATCGTCGCCTTCCTGTACGGTCTTCGCAAGGGCGTTTTCCGCTTCGACTGACCGCCCAAGGCTCACGCTCCGCAATTCCCTCCCATCTTGCCTTCAGTGCCGCCGCTCAGGGGTCGATAGATCCCGATGAGGGCCACCGCCTTGGCTTCCAGGCCACATAAGTCGGTGCTTGGCAGGGGTTTGCACGATGGGCATCCGCTTTCTGCGTGAACGCGAACGAACGATCATCGGGTTGATCGCCGGTGTCATGGGTGTCGTCGTGATCGTTATCGGAGCGTTTGCCTGGCTCTACGTCGATGCAGCCGGACTGCCCCGAACCACCCAGGCCTGGGTCGAACTGGCCGCAATCGGCGCCGGAGCCCTCCTCGCCGTGGCGCTGCTCGGTCGCTGGGTCCGCAAGCGGATGCTGAGCATGTCTGCCCTGAGGGAAGCCGTGCTTGCGTCCGAGAACGCGAAGGCTGCCGCTACTGAACTGGAGTTGAGCGACCGCTTCGGCCGCGAGGCGATTGCCTGGAATGCCCTTCTGGGCCGCCTCGATGCCGGAGCCCGCCGAGACCCGGCCGGCGTTCCTTCGGGAAAGGCGGCCGCGGCAGGCGATGGACGGATGGCCGCGACGGTGTGTTCGGCGCTCTGGCAGGGGGTTCTGGTCGTGGGCCCGGCGCTGGACATTCGCTATGCCAACTCGGCCGCGGCAATGCTGCTAGGCGTGGACCTGGACACCCTGGACGCCAAGCCCCTGAACGAGATCCTCGACGTATCACCCTTGGCAAACGAGTCGGGCGACAGCGGGCTGCGGCGCGGCACCATGGAACTGGACCGCACGGTGGGCGAGGCCTCGACGCACCTGCGCGTATCCGTACGCGACGGTCAGGGCAGCGATGCACAGATCGTGGTGATCGAAGACATCACCCAATTGCACGCGGCCGAAGAAGCGCGAGCCAACTTCATCGCGCACGCGACCCACGAGCTTCGCACGCCGTTGACGAACATGCGTCTGTATGCCGAAACGGCGCTGGGCGATGACTGCGACGAGGCGATGCTCGGCACGTGCCTGAACGTGATCAACCAGGAAGTCCGCCGACTGGAGCGCGTGGTTTCGGATATGCTCAGCGTCAGCGAGATGGAAGCCGGCGCACTTTCCATCCAGGAAGGCGAGGCAAGACTCGACCAACTCTTTGAAGAACTGCGGCTCGAATTCGAGCAACAAGCCAGGGACAAGGGCGTCAATTTGTCGTTCACGCTGCCCGCAAAGCTCCCAGTCGTGCGCGGCGACCGCGACAAGCTACTCCAGGCGTACCACAACGTTCTTGGCAACGCCATCAAGTACACCCCAAACGGGGGCACGGTCACGCTCTCGGCCGACTGGGACGAGAACGGCATGAACGTGTCGGTTCGAGACACGGGCGTCGGTATCGCCGAGGCCGATCGGCAGAAGATCTTCGCGCGCTTCTACCGCACCGACGACGTCCGCGCCTCGGGTGCGCAGGGCACGGGCCTTGGCCTCACGTTGGCCAAGGAAATCATGCTCGGCCACGAGGGCGGCATCGACGTGGACTCCGAGCCCGGCAAGGGCAGCGTCTTCACGATGTACATCCCCGGCGGGCGCCTGGTTGCATGATGGAGGAGGGGCGCGATGCGCATCGATGAACAGGTTCGCGGCGCAGTCACGTTCCTCAGGCCGGACGGCGCCATTACGCAGCAGGACTCGAGCGTCTTTCGGACCAAGCTCGTCGATGCGGCCCGTCGTTCGATGGGTCGCTGCGTAGTTGACGCCTCGGCCGTCCCCTTCATGGATAGCGCTGCACTGGAAGCCTTGCTTGACGCCACCGACCAGCTCGGGTCGGCCGGCCGCGTGCTCAAGCTGTGCGGGCTGAACGAGACCGTCCGCGAGTGCCTTGAACTGACGGGCATCGCGGGCCGGTTCGACATCTACGCCGATGGTGTCTCGGCAGCGAGGAGCTTCCTGTGAGCGACGAGCAGCCGCAAGACAAGGAGCAGACGCCACCGCCGGTCACCCGGATCGGCGATGTGCTCGTGGGCAGCGGCGTCATCACCGAGGAACAGCTCGGCGCAGCCTTGGAGCGTCAACAGGCCGAAGGCACGCTGCTGGGCGAGATCCTCGTCGAAGAGGGCATTATCTCGCCGGCCACGCTGGTGCACACGCTCGGCCAGCACCTGGATTTGCCCTCGTGCGTGTTGCGCCACGGCCTGGTGGATCCCGAGCTGCTCCAGGTCGTCACCGCCGACGTAGCGCACGAACTGGGCGTGATGCCCATGTTCCGCATCCGAGATGAGATGACCGTGGCGATGGCCGAGCCGCAGTCGCTACCGACCATCGATCGCCTGACGCAGATCACCGGCTGCCGCATACGACCGGTGCTGGCACTGCGCGGCAACATCGAAGAATTCATCGAGAAGTACGCCCAGAACCAGGCCAACCTGACGGCCTTCCTCTCCCAGCTCCGCGAATCGGACGTGGAGGTCTTCGATAAGGAGAACGTCGACGAGGAAGAGCCCGAAGGCGACCTGGCCAAGATCATCGCCGGCAGCCCGATCGTGAACCTCGTCAACATGGCGGTGCTAACGGCCATCCGCGATCGAGCCAGCGACATCCACATCGAGCCCAGCCACAAGGGCACGCGCATCCGATACCGGATCGACGGCACGCTTCGCGACCTCATGCGTCCGCCCCAGGGCATGCACTCGGCCATCGCCTCGCGCGTCAAGATCCTGGCCAAGCTCGACATCGCGGAGAAGCGCATGCCGCAGGAGGGCCGCATCCGCATCATGGCCGAGGGCCGCGAGGTCTCGCTCCGCGTGTCCAGCATCCCCACGCTGCTGGGCGAGAAGCTGGTGATCCGCATCCTCGATCGCGACAATCTGAATTCGAGCCTGGCCGACCTGGGCATCCGTCCCGAACTGATGATGACCATCACGCGGATGCTGCGCAAGCCCTACGGCCTCATGCTCGTGACCGGGCCGACGGGCAGCGGCAAGTCGACGACGCTTTATTCGGCGCTGGAACTGCTCAGCAGTCCCGAGCGCAACATCGTGACGGTCGAAGACCCGGTGGAGTACCAGCTCGACCTGATCAATCAGATCCAGGTTCAGGAGGCCATTGGGCTGAGCTTCGCCAAGGCTCTACGCAGCATCCTGCGGCAGGACCCCGACGTGATCATGGTGGGCGAGATCCGAGACCAGGATACCGCGCGCGTCGCCACACAGGCCGCCATCACGGGCCACGTCGTGCTCGCAACCCTGCATACCAACGATGCGCCCGGCGCCGTCGAGCGACTGCTGGACATGGGCATCGAGCCCTATCTGCTCAGCGGCGCGCTCAATGGCGTCATCGCCCAGCGCCTGGCTCGCACGATCTGCCAGCACTGCGCCACGCGTTACTACCCCGACGACAACCTGCTGGCCGAAGCGGGCATCGCCGACGAAGCGCGCACCCCCTTCCGCCGCGGCCTGGGCTGTCAGCACTGCCACGACACCGGCTTCCAGGGTCGCCTGGGCATCTACGAGGTGATGGAGGTCACCCCGCCCATCCGCCGGCTGGTGCACGCGGGCGCTTCATCAATGGAACTCCGCGAGGCATTCTTCAAGGGCGGCGGTAAGTCGCTGCGCGAGGAGGCAGTGCTCGTGGCCAAGCGCGGCTCGACCAGCCTCGAAGAAGCCCTGCGCGTAACCCGGAGCGACGACGATCTCGATTCCGGCAAGCCCGTGGAGGCGGCAGCATGAAGTGGCGTTATGTTGGCTACGAGACCAGCGGCGCGCCCAAGCGCGGCGTCATCGAAGCCGCCGACAAGGCGGACGCGCGAGACAAGCTCCGGGAGCGCGACATCATCGTGCTCGAGATCGCTCAGGATGCAGGCCGCGGCACCACGGGGCGTCGCATCAAGGGCTCCCGGGGCAAGCTGGCGGACATCTCGCAGTTCATGCGCCACATGTCGGTGTTGATTGCCTCCGGCACGCCGCTCTCTGAGGGCGTCGAAGCCATGGCGGGCCAGACGCGCGACGAGAAGTTTAAGGCCGTGCTCAAGCGCCTGCAGGCGGACATCGAGTCGGGCACGCCACTGTCCGAGGCCATGGGCGTTCATCCGGGCTACTTCGACGAAGTATGCCGTGCGATGGTTGCCGCGGGCGAATCGAGCGGCCGGCTGGGCGACATGCTCGAGCGTGTGTCTTCGCTCATGCGTCAGAAGCTGGCGATGCGACGCGCCATCGTCGGCGCGATGATCTACCCATGCATCCTCATCGGCATCGGCTTCATCGTCGTGCTCGTGATGCTGGTGATGGTGTTCCCGCGGTTCGAGGCCATGTTCGAGTCGCTGGACACGCCAGTCCCACCGAGTACGCAGCTGTTCCTCTGGCTCAGCACGATGCTACGCACCTATTGGTGGGCATGGCTGGCCGGGCTCGTGCCCGCCGCGCTGCTGGCCCGCTTCGCATTGATGCAGCCAGCGACGTCGCGTCTGATCGAGAAGGCCCTGCTGCGGACGCCCAAGCTGGGCGATATCGCACGCTCGATCGCCAGCGCCCGGCTGTCGCGGATGGTCTCGCTCCTGCTGGACAGCCATCTTCCGCTCCTGGACGTGCTTTCGCTGTGCGCCGGTTCGATGCGCAGCCCCGAGTATGCCGCCCTGCTCAGAGAGGCGCACGACGCCGCCGAGGTCGGCCAGCCCATCAGCACGGTCCTGGAAGATACCGACCTGCTCCACGGCCTGGTGCGTGAGGGCGTGCGCACGGGCGAACGCACGGGGCGCATGGGCATGATGCTCGGCAACGTTGCGGACTTTCTGGAAGAGGAGAACGAAGCCACGTTGAAGGCGTTGAGCGCCATCATCGAACCGCTCTTGCTCGTGACGCTGGGCCTGGTCGTCGGGGGCATCGCCACGAGCATGTTCCTTCCGCTGTTCGATCTCACCGCCTCGGCCGGGGCCCCGTAACCAAGGAACGCAGTCATGGGCTCGATCCGTACAGGCCTGGACATCACCCCCACCACGATCACCGCGGCTCAAGTCAGCCTGACCCGGCGCGGGTGGTCGTTGCGTTGCAGCGCGAGCATGGCTCGTCGCTCAGACGACGGGGACGTGACCTCGGAAGAGGCGATCGAGCTCGAGTCACTGCTGTTTCGACATGGGTTTGCGCCTGCCCCATGCGTGATCAATGCGCCCGAGGCGGCGCTGAAGACGACGACCCTGGAGCTCCCGCCGGTTACGTCGGGCGCGCCCGTCGACCAACTCGCGCGGGCCGAGTTCGCGCGTCGGAGCAAGATGGAGGCAGGATCATTCGAGCTGTCGTATTGGGCCCTACCCACGCCGGGGCGGGCCGTTCAGGCAATGGCCGTTGGATGCGATATTGCCACGACCGACCAGGTTATCGAATCGCTTGAATCCGCCGGCTTGGGCGTGGCGGGCGTCGATGATCCCTCGCGGGCACTCGGACGCGTGCTGGCCGGCGCGCCGGCGGCCGCCACCGTGCGGGTTGGCGCACGGCTTGAAGACTGGGGCACCCGCATCGTCGTCCTCCACAACAGCACCCTCCTGTATGCCCGAACGCCCACTGGCTTGCGGCTGGACGGCGAGTACGGC
This window of the Phycisphaerales bacterium genome carries:
- the groL gene encoding chaperonin GroEL (60 kDa chaperone family; promotes refolding of misfolded polypeptides especially under stressful conditions; forms two stacked rings of heptamers to form a barrel-shaped 14mer; ends can be capped by GroES; misfolded proteins enter the barrel where they are refolded when GroES binds) gives rise to the protein MAVKELTFDTDARQALLAGVEKLARAVKSTLGPKGRNAVLDKSWGGPTVTKDGVSVAEEIELRDPAEDMGARLVKEAASKTSDDAGDGTTTATVLAEALFRQGLKYVAAGVDANALVRGMRMAVEAATGAIDDLATPIKGKADIQNVATISANNDSEIGKIMADAFEKVGKDGVITVEEGRGLETEVTVVEGMQFDRGYLSANFVTDADAMRVEFDKALVLIHEDKIDNVQKLVPVLEKVMSAKKPLLIIAEDITGEALSTLVINKLRGTLQVAAVKAPGYGDRRKAMLNDIAVLTGATAVMKDLGMDLEKVTLGDLGMAKKVEIDADNTTIIEGAGKTSDIQARIGQIRKEIEEASSDYDREKLQERLAKLAGGVAQIKVGAASEAEMKERKARVEDALHATRAAVAEGIVPGGGTSFIHAVAAIEKLKEWKAVFGKTRDVSADEVGHAKYDVASGMHMVRDALTVPTKTIADNAGVKGSVVVAKIQEKIESDPKTNFGYNALTDTYEDLVKAGVMTPAKVDRSALQNAASVASVLLAADCLITEKPGGDDSAGGAPDMDAMGGMGGMGGMGMGGMPGMGGMGF
- a CDS encoding type II secretion system F family protein; translated protein: MKWRYVGYETSGAPKRGVIEAADKADARDKLRERDIIVLEIAQDAGRGTTGRRIKGSRGKLADISQFMRHMSVLIASGTPLSEGVEAMAGQTRDEKFKAVLKRLQADIESGTPLSEAMGVHPGYFDEVCRAMVAAGESSGRLGDMLERVSSLMRQKLAMRRAIVGAMIYPCILIGIGFIVVLVMLVMVFPRFEAMFESLDTPVPPSTQLFLWLSTMLRTYWWAWLAGLVPAALLARFALMQPATSRLIEKALLRTPKLGDIARSIASARLSRMVSLLLDSHLPLLDVLSLCAGSMRSPEYAALLREAHDAAEVGQPISTVLEDTDLLHGLVREGVRTGERTGRMGMMLGNVADFLEEENEATLKALSAIIEPLLLVTLGLVVGGIATSMFLPLFDLTASAGAP
- a CDS encoding ATP-binding protein, translating into MGIRFLRERERTIIGLIAGVMGVVVIVIGAFAWLYVDAAGLPRTTQAWVELAAIGAGALLAVALLGRWVRKRMLSMSALREAVLASENAKAAATELELSDRFGREAIAWNALLGRLDAGARRDPAGVPSGKAAAAGDGRMAATVCSALWQGVLVVGPALDIRYANSAAAMLLGVDLDTLDAKPLNEILDVSPLANESGDSGLRRGTMELDRTVGEASTHLRVSVRDGQGSDAQIVVIEDITQLHAAEEARANFIAHATHELRTPLTNMRLYAETALGDDCDEAMLGTCLNVINQEVRRLERVVSDMLSVSEMEAGALSIQEGEARLDQLFEELRLEFEQQARDKGVNLSFTLPAKLPVVRGDRDKLLQAYHNVLGNAIKYTPNGGTVTLSADWDENGMNVSVRDTGVGIAEADRQKIFARFYRTDDVRASGAQGTGLGLTLAKEIMLGHEGGIDVDSEPGKGSVFTMYIPGGRLVA
- a CDS encoding NADH-quinone oxidoreductase subunit A → MLLGVTDPVAYLPLAVILMAVVGFSVMNLVLTRILGPNRAGETKALSYESGMEPVGTARKRFNVRFYLIAMVFLVFDVEVVFLYPWATTFANLEMDSTERLLWLGRILFFLFTTIVAFLYGLRKGVFRFD
- a CDS encoding STAS domain-containing protein, which encodes MRIDEQVRGAVTFLRPDGAITQQDSSVFRTKLVDAARRSMGRCVVDASAVPFMDSAALEALLDATDQLGSAGRVLKLCGLNETVRECLELTGIAGRFDIYADGVSAARSFL
- a CDS encoding ATPase, T2SS/T4P/T4SS family, coding for MSDEQPQDKEQTPPPVTRIGDVLVGSGVITEEQLGAALERQQAEGTLLGEILVEEGIISPATLVHTLGQHLDLPSCVLRHGLVDPELLQVVTADVAHELGVMPMFRIRDEMTVAMAEPQSLPTIDRLTQITGCRIRPVLALRGNIEEFIEKYAQNQANLTAFLSQLRESDVEVFDKENVDEEEPEGDLAKIIAGSPIVNLVNMAVLTAIRDRASDIHIEPSHKGTRIRYRIDGTLRDLMRPPQGMHSAIASRVKILAKLDIAEKRMPQEGRIRIMAEGREVSLRVSSIPTLLGEKLVIRILDRDNLNSSLADLGIRPELMMTITRMLRKPYGLMLVTGPTGSGKSTTLYSALELLSSPERNIVTVEDPVEYQLDLINQIQVQEAIGLSFAKALRSILRQDPDVIMVGEIRDQDTARVATQAAITGHVVLATLHTNDAPGAVERLLDMGIEPYLLSGALNGVIAQRLARTICQHCATRYYPDDNLLAEAGIADEARTPFRRGLGCQHCHDTGFQGRLGIYEVMEVTPPIRRLVHAGASSMELREAFFKGGGKSLREEAVLVAKRGSTSLEEALRVTRSDDDLDSGKPVEAAA